In Myxococcus guangdongensis, a single window of DNA contains:
- a CDS encoding CAP domain-containing protein, with the protein MIAVLALAVLLTASPAPRPPAPAPQQAPAPPPKPKVPQTPTEVMEQQAAQHVVREFERVGRRAPAEDATLVEAARRLAREALSGAFTGAPDLFTLTEAISDAGAADPAPRALVIRAWAHQHALESLRARPDLNTERATHFGVGVAFVDKRAALVTLLSDRKAELKPFPRVMPGERAVQTLCGRLGPSLSQPEIYVTRPDGEVIIVPLTRRGTQGSDFCSRLDFLTPGTYTVEVVARGEAGPEVTSLFLTQIGEVRRRGLRESNVEPTTVEASRVALHERINALRRAHGLVELTPDPLLERVAQAYSQRMSTEGFFAHVAPDGSTLTRRLPPGTRYVRAGENLGQAAGPLAAHFGIEHSPGHRRNLLDPGFRFMGVGVTFQKVGGRNEAIVTEVFTAASPASADPENPRQDAYDALARHRTAKKLPPMARSEVLESLAQAHARHALETDQPAAQPGEAPLHERVFQVLPDAGTASVDFFVVSDPAALPESRSVAEATNNRVGVGVVRGDSKRFGAKQYWVAVIYAAVQ; encoded by the coding sequence ATGATCGCCGTGCTCGCCCTCGCCGTGCTGCTCACCGCCTCGCCCGCGCCGCGTCCGCCGGCCCCGGCGCCCCAGCAAGCCCCCGCGCCGCCTCCCAAGCCGAAGGTGCCGCAGACGCCCACCGAGGTCATGGAGCAGCAAGCCGCGCAGCACGTGGTGCGCGAGTTCGAGCGCGTGGGACGCCGCGCCCCCGCCGAGGACGCCACGCTCGTCGAGGCCGCCCGACGGCTGGCGCGCGAGGCGCTCAGCGGGGCCTTCACCGGCGCGCCGGACCTCTTCACGCTCACCGAGGCCATCAGCGACGCGGGCGCCGCGGACCCCGCGCCCCGGGCGCTCGTCATCCGCGCATGGGCCCACCAGCACGCGCTCGAGTCCCTGCGAGCCCGGCCGGACCTGAACACGGAGCGGGCCACCCACTTCGGCGTGGGCGTGGCGTTCGTCGACAAGCGCGCCGCGCTGGTGACGCTGCTGTCGGACCGCAAGGCGGAGCTGAAGCCCTTCCCCCGCGTCATGCCCGGCGAGCGCGCGGTCCAGACGCTCTGCGGACGGCTCGGCCCCTCCCTGAGCCAGCCGGAGATCTACGTCACCCGTCCCGATGGCGAGGTCATCATCGTCCCGCTCACGCGGCGAGGCACCCAGGGCTCCGACTTCTGCTCGCGCCTGGATTTCCTCACCCCCGGCACCTACACGGTGGAGGTGGTGGCGCGAGGCGAAGCGGGGCCGGAGGTCACCTCGCTGTTCCTCACCCAGATTGGCGAGGTGCGCCGACGCGGGCTGCGCGAGAGCAACGTGGAGCCCACCACCGTGGAGGCCTCGCGCGTGGCCCTCCATGAGCGCATCAACGCCTTGCGGCGCGCGCATGGATTGGTGGAGCTGACACCGGATCCGCTGCTCGAGCGCGTGGCGCAGGCGTACAGCCAGCGCATGTCCACCGAGGGCTTCTTCGCGCACGTCGCCCCGGACGGCAGCACCCTCACCCGTCGACTTCCGCCGGGGACGCGCTACGTGCGGGCGGGTGAGAACCTGGGCCAGGCCGCCGGGCCGCTCGCGGCGCACTTCGGCATCGAGCACAGCCCCGGCCACCGCCGCAACCTGTTGGACCCGGGCTTCCGGTTCATGGGCGTGGGTGTCACCTTCCAGAAGGTCGGCGGACGCAACGAGGCCATCGTCACCGAGGTCTTCACCGCCGCGTCACCCGCGTCCGCGGACCCCGAGAATCCGAGACAGGACGCCTACGACGCGCTGGCCCGCCACCGCACGGCGAAGAAGCTGCCCCCCATGGCTCGTAGCGAGGTGCTGGAGTCGCTCGCGCAGGCACACGCCCGGCACGCGCTGGAGACGGATCAACCCGCCGCGCAGCCGGGCGAGGCGCCGTTGCACGAGCGTGTGTTCCAGGTGCTGCCCGACGCGGGCACGGCGTCGGTGGACTTCTTCGTGGTGTCGGACCCGGCCGCGCTGCCCGAGTCCCGCAGCGTCGCCGAGGCCACCAACAATCGGGTGGGCGTCGGGGTGGTGCGCGGGGATTCGAAGCGCTTCGGCGCGAAGCAATACTGGGTGGCCGTCATCTACGCCGCCGTCCAGTGA
- a CDS encoding DUF721 domain-containing protein yields MEGWLSESHESSSRAMARGEPKSLESLLPRVLGRLAGESGRGHPLAPVWASVVGAHIARHATPRAIEGGTLLVSVTSPEWARTLEPEAASLCARLNERLGADTVKALAFRWEGR; encoded by the coding sequence ATGGAAGGTTGGCTTTCAGAGTCTCACGAATCATCATCGCGCGCGATGGCCCGTGGCGAGCCGAAGTCACTTGAAAGCCTTCTCCCCCGAGTCCTGGGTCGCCTCGCCGGTGAGTCCGGGCGTGGGCATCCCCTGGCACCGGTGTGGGCCTCGGTGGTGGGTGCGCACATTGCCCGCCATGCGACTCCACGCGCGATAGAGGGGGGCACCCTGCTCGTGTCGGTGACGAGCCCCGAGTGGGCGCGCACGCTGGAGCCCGAGGCCGCCTCGCTCTGCGCCCGCTTGAACGAGCGGCTGGGCGCGGACACGGTGAAGGCGCTCGCCTTCCGTTGGGAGGGACGATGA
- a CDS encoding lytic transglycosylase domain-containing protein — MSWMGMVAGCALGVSLGQSPTTLEAVRLHQADATSLAEREWTECAAKRCADAGRLGLLAGTLALSEGRAAEARDMLAANPAPALLEPYRAFYLGQARFYAGDAPGAALDFARVLEFPGAPLDLVTRARARLGESLLKAGKAKQAVGVLESAVKATPTPELLFQRAQARGEAGNRAGQQADLLEVALRFPTHPYADDALKALAERRPAVRLGFAERTRRAEGFLGGGASQRALTELDALTGEKLGKEQSAKVSLLRAKGLFAQKRDAEAHKELELARKGSAETAAEAELVVARRALRADDNEKARELMAGLAKKYAAQSAGEEGAFFAGWLDLQAGRFEEAAKSFTAHADRYTRSRRRDEGMWFRALAYLRLADYTQAREALDALVTAYPRGSLAPQARYWIARSRELGGATAEVVGPEYERLIASSPASFYALLAAERLQELGRPAPARFPKPPLALELPRPPELALAVELTRAGLFRDAADEVESHVARLRSADQALPFAHALLSLGEFGHAHTVAARHLWGRAFGSREPDALAAFYPRAFSNAVEQAATAHKVDPFLVWAIMRRESAFKPEVMSAADARGLMQIIPKTATEIALKLAEPAPAPADLFSPERNIRYGAWYLSRLMERFAHPVLAAAAYNAGPTAAAKWAQERGDLPLDLFVESIPFRETRGYVKQVVADLFLYHGFYDAQGTQQPRLSLVVPAPSKEGVTF; from the coding sequence ATGAGCTGGATGGGGATGGTCGCGGGGTGTGCACTGGGGGTTTCCCTCGGACAATCCCCGACAACCCTGGAGGCCGTGCGGCTGCACCAGGCGGACGCGACGTCCCTGGCGGAGCGGGAGTGGACGGAGTGCGCGGCGAAGCGCTGCGCCGACGCCGGACGGCTGGGCCTCCTGGCGGGCACACTGGCCCTCTCCGAGGGACGCGCGGCCGAGGCCCGCGACATGCTGGCGGCCAACCCCGCCCCCGCCCTGCTGGAGCCCTACCGCGCCTTCTACCTGGGCCAGGCGCGCTTCTACGCCGGGGACGCGCCGGGCGCCGCGCTCGACTTCGCCCGCGTGCTGGAGTTCCCGGGGGCCCCGCTGGACCTGGTGACGCGGGCGCGAGCCCGGCTGGGCGAATCCCTGCTCAAGGCCGGCAAGGCGAAGCAGGCGGTGGGAGTGCTCGAGTCGGCGGTGAAGGCCACGCCCACGCCGGAGCTGCTGTTCCAGCGGGCGCAGGCGCGGGGCGAGGCGGGCAACCGCGCGGGACAGCAGGCGGACCTGCTGGAGGTCGCGCTGCGCTTCCCCACGCATCCCTATGCCGATGACGCACTGAAGGCGCTCGCCGAGCGTCGCCCCGCGGTGCGCCTGGGGTTCGCCGAGCGCACGCGACGGGCCGAGGGCTTCCTCGGGGGCGGTGCCTCGCAGCGCGCGCTGACGGAGCTGGACGCGCTCACGGGTGAGAAGCTCGGCAAGGAACAGTCCGCGAAGGTGTCGCTCCTGAGGGCCAAGGGCCTGTTCGCGCAGAAGCGCGACGCGGAGGCGCACAAGGAGCTGGAGCTCGCGCGAAAGGGCTCGGCGGAGACGGCCGCGGAGGCGGAGCTCGTCGTCGCGCGGCGGGCCCTACGGGCGGATGACAACGAGAAGGCTCGCGAGCTGATGGCGGGCCTGGCCAAGAAGTACGCGGCGCAGTCGGCGGGCGAGGAAGGCGCCTTCTTCGCGGGCTGGTTGGATTTGCAGGCGGGCCGCTTCGAGGAGGCCGCGAAGTCCTTCACCGCGCACGCGGACCGCTACACGCGCTCGCGTCGTCGGGACGAGGGCATGTGGTTCCGCGCGCTCGCGTACCTGCGGCTCGCGGACTACACCCAGGCGCGCGAGGCGCTCGACGCGCTGGTGACGGCATATCCCCGGGGCAGCCTCGCTCCCCAGGCGCGCTACTGGATTGCGCGCAGCCGCGAGTTGGGCGGCGCCACCGCGGAGGTGGTGGGGCCCGAGTACGAGCGGCTCATCGCCTCGTCACCGGCGTCGTTCTACGCGCTGCTCGCCGCCGAGCGGCTTCAGGAGTTGGGACGACCTGCGCCGGCGCGATTCCCCAAGCCGCCCCTGGCGCTGGAGCTGCCGCGTCCTCCCGAGCTCGCGCTCGCGGTGGAGCTGACGCGCGCGGGACTCTTCCGGGACGCGGCGGATGAAGTGGAGTCCCACGTGGCGAGGCTGCGCTCGGCGGACCAGGCGTTGCCGTTCGCGCACGCGCTCCTGAGCCTGGGTGAGTTCGGCCACGCGCACACCGTGGCGGCGCGGCACCTGTGGGGCCGGGCCTTCGGCTCTCGCGAGCCGGATGCGCTGGCGGCCTTCTACCCGCGCGCCTTCTCCAATGCGGTGGAGCAGGCGGCGACCGCGCACAAGGTGGACCCGTTCCTCGTCTGGGCCATCATGCGCCGCGAGAGCGCCTTCAAGCCCGAGGTGATGAGCGCCGCGGACGCGCGCGGGTTGATGCAGATCATCCCGAAGACGGCGACGGAGATTGCGCTGAAGCTCGCCGAGCCCGCCCCCGCGCCGGCGGACCTCTTCTCGCCCGAGCGGAACATCCGCTACGGCGCCTGGTACCTGTCACGGCTGATGGAGCGCTTCGCGCATCCGGTGCTCGCGGCCGCCGCCTACAACGCGGGGCCCACCGCCGCGGCGAAGTGGGCCCAGGAGCGCGGCGATCTGCCGTTGGACCTCTTCGTGGAGTCCATCCCGTTCCGCGAGACGCGCGGCTACGTGAAGCAGGTGGTCGCGGACCTGTTCCTCTACCACGGCTTCTACGACGCCCAGGGCACCCAGCAGCCCCGGCTGTCGCTCGTGGTGCCCGCCCCCTCGAAGGAGGGCGTCACCTTCTGA
- a CDS encoding carboxypeptidase regulatory-like domain-containing protein produces the protein MSRSLHPFLLSALVCVLGMLAGCGGAFDSSPGIPAEPKPKPGACAVDQDCPDPALFFCNTAQSRCEPACRTRADCGSSRRQEYALLMCDTPMGCECDMNRCVTALCAADADCEVDEVCRDGACVSPPAPVLAASCQVTPDVVIGRPGTAIVFSVWARDAAGKPVVPREGISWEARAPMVKGGGSGARVALSLGAPGVDREAVTVRVGSAVCSANVTVLSPEVPAGGVRVLVVDELTGRSLPLTTIAISNEKGEVLNTVLTGLDGAAWVPASGTVGVTAFHADFGYLTLARHDLEEGRDLRLALRRNPLDLSGGLQVDFVEPRVVTPPPLTTQARLRLGLTGLSVPGLFSEVSTETLLGFEREVEVDAGGARRLSLPSGTALWVEGGVAPRASAPGVAGVCDLSLSGVLEPEVSIAMGACGTRSAWAVTGGLPVAELPLNAFDMGMDPLLTLGRLLVLSPDFHSSVVRDASFRLVPTPGLVEGAPRPDAVTYPEAVSLDFEGVRLAFPFAVRVPALPRYRGAYLDRAYVLSTVAAPGRGLVPLGLGAAANVAPADPNTDADSRLGQPGLMSVRMAPAHHGLEGQPYRLLLGASSRAARDDASAGVATSLVVADLAGPLFDPAGEHPVQTSAGFLPIPERVHYNFDGAVEAQALGPRELRGVVDGPATLIRVVFTNRVGRRWTVLVSPDDLENGVRVPRAPMGIEDRTFFGDHQGSRSLLRTEVLQVTGRDSRDGLGPSRLALADGPGLDHVGDLTRAASALDVGRPEIAWLYPELEGQRLTRGSAVRVRVTGFRPGTSAEADGRVRIMVRGGAKGCEEVLVSDTATSPTSGEVELRLPASCSGLGVSLIASLEDPQGRLLRPAVSALRGVDIP, from the coding sequence ATGAGTCGCTCGCTTCATCCCTTCCTGCTGTCGGCCCTCGTGTGTGTGTTGGGGATGCTGGCGGGCTGTGGTGGGGCCTTCGACTCCTCCCCAGGCATCCCCGCGGAGCCCAAGCCCAAGCCGGGGGCCTGCGCGGTGGACCAGGACTGTCCGGACCCCGCGCTCTTCTTCTGCAACACCGCGCAGTCCCGCTGTGAGCCCGCGTGTCGCACGCGCGCCGACTGCGGCTCGAGCCGGCGTCAGGAGTACGCGCTGCTCATGTGCGACACCCCGATGGGGTGCGAGTGCGACATGAACCGGTGCGTGACGGCGCTGTGCGCCGCGGATGCGGACTGCGAGGTGGACGAGGTCTGTCGCGACGGCGCCTGCGTCTCACCGCCGGCGCCCGTGCTCGCGGCCTCGTGTCAGGTGACGCCGGACGTCGTCATCGGACGGCCGGGCACGGCCATCGTCTTCAGCGTGTGGGCGCGCGACGCCGCGGGCAAGCCCGTGGTCCCTCGCGAAGGAATCTCGTGGGAGGCGCGCGCGCCGATGGTGAAGGGGGGCGGGTCGGGGGCCCGGGTCGCGCTGTCCCTGGGAGCGCCCGGCGTGGACCGCGAGGCCGTCACCGTCCGGGTCGGCTCGGCTGTCTGCTCCGCGAATGTCACCGTGCTGAGCCCGGAGGTCCCCGCCGGCGGGGTCCGCGTGCTGGTGGTGGACGAGCTGACGGGACGCTCCCTGCCGCTGACCACCATCGCCATCTCCAATGAGAAGGGCGAGGTGCTGAACACCGTGCTGACGGGGCTGGATGGCGCCGCCTGGGTGCCGGCGTCGGGGACGGTCGGCGTGACGGCCTTCCATGCGGACTTCGGCTACCTCACCCTGGCCCGCCATGACCTCGAGGAGGGCCGCGACCTGCGCCTCGCGCTGCGGCGCAATCCGTTGGACCTCTCCGGTGGACTCCAGGTCGACTTCGTCGAGCCACGCGTGGTCACGCCGCCGCCGTTGACGACGCAGGCGCGGCTGCGGTTGGGATTGACGGGCCTGTCGGTGCCGGGACTCTTCTCCGAGGTGTCGACGGAGACGTTGCTGGGCTTCGAGCGCGAGGTGGAGGTGGACGCGGGCGGCGCGCGCAGGCTGTCGCTGCCGTCGGGCACGGCGCTGTGGGTGGAAGGTGGCGTCGCACCCCGGGCGTCCGCTCCGGGTGTGGCGGGTGTGTGTGATCTGTCGTTGTCGGGCGTGTTGGAGCCGGAGGTGTCCATCGCGATGGGCGCGTGCGGCACCCGCTCGGCGTGGGCCGTGACGGGAGGCCTGCCGGTGGCGGAGCTGCCCCTCAACGCGTTCGACATGGGGATGGATCCGCTGCTGACGCTGGGGCGGCTGCTGGTGCTGTCGCCCGACTTCCACTCGTCGGTCGTGCGGGACGCGTCCTTCCGCCTGGTCCCCACGCCGGGTCTCGTCGAGGGTGCGCCCCGGCCGGACGCGGTGACGTATCCGGAGGCCGTGTCGCTCGACTTCGAGGGGGTGCGACTGGCGTTCCCCTTCGCCGTGCGCGTCCCGGCGCTGCCTCGCTACCGGGGTGCGTATCTGGACCGGGCGTATGTGCTGAGCACCGTGGCCGCGCCAGGACGAGGACTCGTGCCGCTCGGCCTGGGCGCCGCCGCCAATGTCGCGCCGGCGGATCCGAACACGGACGCGGACTCGCGGCTGGGGCAGCCCGGGTTGATGTCCGTCCGCATGGCCCCCGCGCACCACGGTCTGGAGGGACAGCCCTACCGTCTGCTCCTGGGCGCCTCGTCCCGCGCGGCGCGGGATGATGCCTCGGCCGGCGTGGCGACGAGCCTGGTGGTGGCGGACCTGGCGGGGCCGCTGTTCGACCCCGCGGGCGAGCACCCGGTGCAGACCTCCGCGGGCTTCCTGCCCATCCCGGAGCGGGTCCACTACAACTTCGATGGCGCGGTGGAGGCCCAGGCGCTGGGGCCCCGTGAGCTGCGCGGCGTGGTGGACGGGCCCGCGACGCTGATCCGCGTCGTCTTCACCAACCGCGTCGGGCGCAGGTGGACGGTGCTCGTCTCTCCCGATGATCTCGAGAACGGTGTCCGGGTTCCCCGGGCGCCCATGGGCATCGAGGACCGGACCTTCTTCGGGGACCACCAGGGCTCGCGCTCGCTCTTGCGCACGGAGGTGTTGCAGGTGACGGGGCGGGACTCGCGGGATGGGCTGGGGCCCTCGCGGCTGGCCTTGGCCGACGGGCCGGGATTGGACCATGTGGGAGACCTGACCCGGGCGGCGTCGGCACTGGACGTGGGACGCCCCGAGATTGCCTGGCTCTATCCAGAGCTGGAGGGGCAGCGGCTGACCCGGGGCAGCGCGGTGCGGGTGCGCGTCACCGGTTTCCGCCCGGGGACCAGCGCGGAGGCGGACGGCCGCGTGCGCATCATGGTAAGGGGCGGCGCCAAGGGGTGCGAGGAGGTCCTCGTGAGTGACACGGCCACATCTCCCACCTCGGGCGAAGTGGAGCTCCGGCTGCCAGCGAGCTGCTCCGGCCTGGGGGTGTCGCTCATCGCTTCACTGGAGGACCCCCAGGGTCGCCTGCTCCGGCCAGCGGTCTCGGCCCTACGAGGCGTGGACATTCCCTAG
- a CDS encoding diguanylate cyclase, which produces MQNETVVTVISKISDRPVNLDAALVVIYGLDLGRKHDLTREETLIGRSSKSDIQIDQESVSRNHAAISNTREGVRIRDAGSTNGTFINDEVVEGVRELRNGDLVKIGRTIFKYIAGGNIEAAYHDEIYRLTTMDGLTQIYNRRYFDEQLDRELSRSRRYERGLSLVLIDIDHFKKVNDKFGHLAGDSVLKQLASTVRTRIRREDVFARYGGEEFAVLLPEVALTGARQLAEKVRRLVEKQRFEFDRQAIPVTISLGVAVLDPRHREPGDLVRAADEKLFEAKTTGRNRVVG; this is translated from the coding sequence GTGCAGAACGAGACGGTCGTCACGGTCATCTCCAAGATTTCCGACCGGCCGGTCAACCTCGACGCGGCGCTGGTGGTGATCTACGGATTGGACCTGGGTCGGAAGCACGATTTGACGCGCGAGGAGACCCTGATTGGTCGCTCGTCGAAGTCGGACATCCAGATCGACCAGGAGTCGGTGAGTCGCAACCACGCGGCCATCTCCAATACCCGGGAGGGTGTGCGGATCCGCGACGCGGGCTCCACCAACGGCACGTTCATCAACGACGAGGTGGTGGAGGGCGTTCGCGAGCTGCGCAACGGCGACCTGGTGAAGATCGGCCGCACCATCTTCAAGTACATCGCCGGTGGCAACATCGAGGCGGCGTACCACGATGAGATCTACCGGCTGACCACGATGGACGGCCTGACGCAGATCTACAACCGGCGCTACTTCGACGAGCAGCTGGACCGGGAGCTCTCCCGCAGCCGGCGCTACGAGCGAGGGCTGTCGCTGGTGCTGATCGACATCGACCACTTCAAGAAGGTGAACGACAAGTTCGGCCACCTCGCGGGGGACTCGGTGCTCAAGCAGCTGGCGTCCACGGTGCGCACGCGCATCCGACGTGAGGATGTCTTCGCCCGCTATGGCGGCGAGGAGTTCGCCGTCCTGTTGCCCGAGGTCGCGCTGACCGGCGCGCGCCAGCTCGCAGAGAAGGTGCGTCGGCTGGTGGAGAAGCAGCGCTTCGAGTTCGACCGTCAGGCCATCCCCGTCACCATCTCCCTGGGGGTGGCGGTGCTGGATCCTCGCCACCGCGAGCCTGGAGACCTGGTGCGCGCGGCGGACGAGAAGCTCTTCGAGGCGAAGACGACGGGCCGCAACCGCGTCGTCGGCTGA
- the hisC gene encoding histidinol-phosphate transaminase yields the protein MRPLVPSYVETLKPYVPGKPIEETEREFGLSGVIKLASNENPLGPSPRALEAMRHASSQVHLYPDATSFHLVRRLAASLGVQPQEVVLGSGSNELIELLIRTFTTPEDEILLCKNSFSAYRISAQAHGRPFVEVPMREGYQYDLEAMARAVTPRTRLIFLANPDNPTGTAFGREALEKFLAAVPPEVLVAYDEAYFEFVDWPEYVSGVEMFRRHPNLVALRTFSKIHGLAGIRLGYGVMDAKLATYVQRTRMPFNLTVVAQAAGLAALEDTEHVKRTRENNREGLRYFEAELPKLGITLTRSHANFVFADFRRSSTELYELLLRKGIIVRPFANGGFPTCLRISVGTASENERCVRALKEVLA from the coding sequence ATGCGACCCCTCGTTCCTTCCTACGTCGAGACGCTCAAGCCGTACGTCCCGGGCAAGCCCATCGAGGAGACCGAGCGCGAGTTCGGGCTCTCGGGCGTCATCAAGCTGGCCTCCAACGAGAACCCGCTGGGGCCCTCTCCGCGGGCGCTCGAGGCGATGCGGCACGCGTCGTCCCAGGTGCACCTGTATCCGGATGCCACGTCCTTCCACCTGGTGCGCCGGCTGGCCGCGTCCCTGGGCGTGCAGCCTCAAGAGGTCGTGCTGGGCAGCGGCTCCAACGAACTCATCGAGCTGCTCATCCGCACCTTCACCACGCCGGAGGATGAGATCCTCCTGTGCAAGAACTCGTTCTCCGCGTACCGCATCTCCGCGCAGGCCCATGGGCGGCCCTTCGTGGAGGTGCCGATGCGCGAGGGCTACCAGTACGACTTGGAGGCCATGGCGCGCGCGGTGACGCCGCGCACGCGGCTCATCTTCCTGGCCAACCCGGACAACCCCACGGGCACGGCGTTCGGCCGCGAGGCGCTGGAGAAGTTCCTGGCGGCGGTGCCTCCCGAGGTGCTGGTGGCGTACGACGAGGCCTACTTCGAGTTCGTCGACTGGCCCGAGTACGTGAGCGGGGTGGAGATGTTCCGCCGCCATCCGAACCTCGTCGCGCTGCGCACGTTCAGCAAGATTCACGGGCTGGCGGGCATCCGGCTGGGCTACGGGGTGATGGACGCGAAGCTCGCGACGTACGTGCAGCGCACGCGCATGCCCTTCAACCTCACGGTGGTGGCGCAGGCGGCGGGGCTCGCGGCGCTCGAGGACACCGAGCACGTGAAGCGGACGCGCGAGAACAACCGCGAGGGATTGCGCTACTTCGAGGCGGAGCTGCCCAAGCTCGGAATCACGCTCACCCGGAGCCACGCCAACTTCGTGTTCGCGGACTTCCGCCGCTCGTCCACGGAGCTGTACGAGCTGCTCCTGCGCAAGGGCATCATCGTCCGGCCGTTCGCGAACGGAGGCTTCCCCACCTGTCTGCGCATCTCGGTGGGCACGGCGTCGGAGAACGAGCGCTGTGTGCGCGCGCTGAAGGAGGTGCTCGCGTGA
- the cmk gene encoding (d)CMP kinase, with product MTSARCFIVAIDGPAGAGKSSVSKLLARRLGFSLVDTGAIYRCVALLARRERIAYDDDASLGELLGRVHIHFQVVGEENRVFLGGEDVSGEIRSPEISMAASQVSGRPVVRAGLLQLQRRLALESTKGSILEGRDIGTVVFPDADAKFFLEASPEVRARRRFEELFQKGVESSIDDVLADQTKRDKDDSARAVAPLKAADDAVRVDSSSLPLSEVVHNMEAEILRRMAARG from the coding sequence GTGACGAGCGCTCGCTGCTTCATCGTCGCCATCGACGGCCCCGCGGGCGCGGGCAAGTCCAGCGTGTCCAAGCTGCTGGCGCGAAGGCTCGGCTTCAGCCTGGTGGACACCGGCGCCATCTATCGCTGTGTGGCATTGCTCGCGCGGCGTGAGCGCATCGCCTACGACGACGACGCGAGCCTGGGGGAGCTGCTGGGCCGCGTGCACATCCACTTCCAGGTGGTGGGCGAGGAGAACCGCGTGTTCCTCGGCGGCGAGGATGTGTCTGGCGAGATTCGCTCGCCGGAGATCTCCATGGCCGCCTCGCAGGTGTCGGGCCGTCCGGTGGTGCGCGCGGGGCTCCTGCAGCTCCAGCGGCGGCTGGCGCTCGAGTCGACCAAGGGCTCCATCCTCGAGGGACGTGACATCGGCACGGTGGTGTTCCCGGACGCGGACGCCAAGTTCTTCCTGGAGGCCAGCCCCGAGGTGCGCGCGCGTCGCCGCTTCGAGGAGCTGTTCCAGAAGGGCGTGGAGAGCAGCATCGACGACGTGCTCGCGGACCAGACCAAGCGAGACAAGGATGACTCCGCGCGCGCGGTGGCCCCGTTGAAGGCCGCGGATGACGCCGTCCGCGTGGACTCCAGCAGCCTCCCGTTGTCGGAGGTGGTCCACAACATGGAGGCGGAGATCCTCCGCCGCATGGCCGCGCGAGGGTAG
- a CDS encoding acetyl-CoA carboxylase carboxyltransferase subunit alpha, with translation MATGISYALDFERPLIELEKKIDELKALSTGGSADFTSEISKLEKKAKKLQTEIFSDLTRWQVVQMSRHPARPYFLDYVRFLFTDFVELCGDRHFGEDPSIVGGFARFDGKPVMVMGHQKGRNTKENMARNFGMPRPEGYRKARRLMELAERFEKPILTFVDTPGAYPGIGAEERGQAEAIAVNLEVMSRLRVPIISTVVGEGGSGGALAVGVGNRVLMLQNSVYSVISPEGCASILFRDASKADKAADAMKLTASDLLQMKIVDEVVPEPAGGAHRDPAKMAEALGKTLRKHLTQLAELSPDGLVKDRYAKFRALGVFSGR, from the coding sequence ATGGCAACCGGCATCAGTTACGCGCTCGACTTCGAGCGCCCGCTCATCGAGCTGGAGAAGAAGATCGATGAGCTCAAGGCGTTGTCCACGGGTGGATCCGCGGACTTCACCTCGGAGATTTCGAAGCTCGAGAAGAAGGCGAAGAAGCTCCAGACGGAGATCTTCAGTGACCTGACGCGGTGGCAGGTGGTGCAGATGTCCCGCCACCCCGCGCGGCCCTACTTCCTGGATTACGTCCGCTTCCTCTTCACGGACTTCGTGGAGCTGTGCGGAGACCGGCACTTCGGAGAGGACCCGTCCATCGTCGGCGGCTTCGCGCGCTTCGACGGCAAGCCGGTGATGGTGATGGGGCACCAGAAGGGCCGCAACACCAAGGAGAACATGGCGCGCAACTTCGGCATGCCGCGCCCGGAGGGCTACCGCAAGGCGCGCCGGCTGATGGAGCTGGCGGAGCGCTTCGAGAAGCCCATCCTCACCTTCGTCGACACGCCGGGCGCCTACCCGGGCATCGGCGCGGAGGAGCGCGGACAGGCCGAGGCCATCGCGGTGAACCTGGAGGTGATGAGCCGGCTGCGCGTGCCCATCATCTCCACGGTGGTGGGGGAGGGCGGCTCGGGTGGCGCGCTGGCCGTCGGCGTGGGCAACCGCGTGCTGATGCTCCAGAACAGCGTGTACTCGGTCATCTCGCCGGAGGGCTGCGCCTCCATCCTCTTCCGCGACGCCAGCAAGGCGGACAAGGCGGCGGACGCGATGAAGCTGACGGCGAGCGACCTGCTCCAGATGAAGATTGTCGACGAGGTGGTGCCCGAGCCCGCGGGCGGCGCGCACCGTGACCCGGCGAAGATGGCGGAGGCGCTGGGCAAGACGCTGCGCAAGCACCTGACCCAGCTGGCCGAGCTGTCGCCGGACGGCCTGGTCAAGGACCGCTACGCGAAGTTCCGCGCGCTCGGTGTGTTCTCCGGGCGTTGA